TCTAAATAAACACATCCATCTCGCTCTCTCTCCAAAAGTGTATGCATAGATTGTATGTAATGTAATGAGCTTTATAAACTAGGCAATATAGGTATCAAAGACCCCTAAGTTGCTCCAAAGTCTCAAGTGAATGAGAGAGAAAGGTTGATAATACAAAATAGCAAGAGAGAGACCCAAGAAAAAGCTTTCATCATTTAACATAGGAGAACTTTGAAGAGTCTAAGAAAAGTTTTGAAAATCTTTGGTTGCGAAAAGCTTAATTAAAAGAACTTTACACCCTCTGTCTTTCTCTCTTTATTAGTCCTTCCTCTTCTTTGTAAAGCTGAACCTCCCActatctcaatttttttttgtctctgggTCTTGTTGTTTCGTCAAATCAAAAATCTCTAGAAATCCAAATAAAGtcaaaaagagagaagaaaaagtaGTGATTGATGAGAACAGATCAAGGAGCTGTAGTGATGTTGGATGATGATGCTTCCAACAAGAACACTAGTAACCCATGTTGtgtggtttcttcttcttcttctgatcctTTCCTCACTTCTTCTGAAAATGGGGTCACCACCACAAACACATCCACTCAGAAGAGGAAAAGAAGACCTGCAGGTACACCAGGTAATATTAAATCACCACTacttaaaatttatttctaaagtttcaaatttttgtttaccAGTTACCACCAAATTTAACTCATGGGTATATTGAGTCTCTCTGGTTTTCTCTCTAAAACCCCATGAAAACACACCCGCCTTTGTTGTCAATGTTTAATCAAAGATatgttttatagttttatgtcaaagattttttttcttattaccaATATTTAGTTTAAAGGGGTTTTAATGGGTTGCCTTTGAAATCTCTTAAACCCCATCCAAAAtctcaattttttaaataaaatctcaACTTTATTGATGTCACTAGTAATTAAAGACCTGTGTTTTGATGGGTTTTGCTTCTTCTCTTCAGATCCAGATGCTGAAGTTGTGTCTTTATCACCGAGAACTCTTCTTGAATCAGACAGATACATTTGTGAGATCTGTAACCAAGGGTTTCAAAGAGATCAAAATCTCCAGATGCATCGAAGACGTCACAAGGTTCCATGGAAACTTCTGAAGAGAGACAACAACATAGAAGTGAAGAAACGAGTCTATGTTTGCCCTGAACCCACTTGTCTTCACCACGCCCCatgtcatgctcttggtgaTCTTGTAGGAATCAAAAAACATTTCAGACGAAAGCACAGTAACCATAAGCAATGGGTTTGTGAGAGATGCTCTAAAAGTTATGCTGTTCAATCAGATTACAAAGCTCATCTCAAAACTTGTGGCACTAGAGGCCATTCTTGTGACTGTGGTCGCGTCTTCTCcaggtataatttttttttcctctcacTGTAAATTCGATTTTTAATCACATAGATTCcagtttttttcaaattttggaCCCATTGTATCAATTATTGTTGTTGTATATCTACGAGATCATAtacttacaaaaagaaaaatataggtCATAAATAGAAAAATGCTCTAGCGATCGCAAAACAAATATTGATAGTTATAGTACTTTTTGATTTGACTGTCCCTCATGATTTTTACTAATTCTGTGTATTGATATGTTTCTATCACAGTTTTCTATGATTTTTCTTTGACTGTTATGTTTGGTATTGTGACAAATAAAAAGGCTTAATTATTAGATTAATGGCATTGACCccacaaattaaatatttgtaggCTTTTTAGTGGACCTAAACTCATgttagtatattatatattattcataacTTATTCCATAGGTGTTTAACCAGTTAAActgaatatttaattattataagtTTACCCATATAATAATCACTTTCTCAGTTCATAACCCTATATCCATATCAAATCATCTAATTGATacgattatttttttcttagggTGGAGAGTTTTATTGAACATCAAGATAACTGCTCCGTACGAAAGGTTAATCGTGAACCGCCGCCGCCAAAAACCGCCGTTACTGTCCCGGCCTGCTCCTCTATAACGGCCTCAACCGCAAGCACTCCATCTAGCGAAGGGAATAACTGTggtgcggttgcggttgcgacTCCTATACCTCTAGAAGGGCGTCCAATTCATCTGAGAAACTCATGTTTTACACCTTCTATTCTCACCAACTCATCGAGTCCCAACCTTGAACTCCAGCTTCTTCCATTAACGtcgaatcaaaaccctaatcaagAAAACCATCAACACAAAGTTAATGAACCATCTCATCATCATCACGATACCACAAACTTAAACCTATCCATTGCTCCCTCATCGTCATCATATCACCGTCACTACAACAACTTTGATCGCATAAAGGAAATAATGGCGAGCGAACAGATGATGAAGATAGCGATGAAGGAGAAAGCTTACGCGGAGGAAGCTAAAAGAGAAGCTAAGAGGCAACGAGAGATGGCGGAAAACGAGTTTATGAATGCTAAGAAGATAAGGCAACAGGCACAAGCTGAGCTTGAGAGAGCTAAGCTTTTAAAGGAACAATCTATGAAGAAGATAAGTTCAATGATTATGCAAGTTACTTGTCAAACTTGTAAAGGACAGTTTCAAGCGGTTGCCGTTCCCGCGGCAGCGGACGAGACATCTCTTGTGGTGAGTTATATGTCATCAGCGAATACTGACGGAGAGGAATCGTGATAGAGTTTCAAAAGGgggtttaatatataaaaataaaaactaagatAAATGGAACATTTTATGAATTACGTGTTGTTGTCTTATTTTTCCTCTTTCTGTTACCATAAATCTTTGGTCCAGTTATTTTCCCGTTTAAACGTCTAGTT
The nucleotide sequence above comes from Brassica napus cultivar Da-Ae chromosome A9, Da-Ae, whole genome shotgun sequence. Encoded proteins:
- the LOC106416674 gene encoding zinc finger protein SHOOT GRAVITROPISM 5; translated protein: MRTDQGAVVMLDDDASNKNTSNPCCVVSSSSSDPFLTSSENGVTTTNTSTQKRKRRPAGTPDPDAEVVSLSPRTLLESDRYICEICNQGFQRDQNLQMHRRRHKVPWKLLKRDNNIEVKKRVYVCPEPTCLHHAPCHALGDLVGIKKHFRRKHSNHKQWVCERCSKSYAVQSDYKAHLKTCGTRGHSCDCGRVFSRVESFIEHQDNCSVRKVNREPPPPKTAVTVPACSSITASTASTPSSEGNNCGAVAVATPIPLEGRPIHLRNSCFTPSILTNSSSPNLELQLLPLTSNQNPNQENHQHKVNEPSHHHHDTTNLNLSIAPSSSSYHRHYNNFDRIKEIMASEQMMKIAMKEKAYAEEAKREAKRQREMAENEFMNAKKIRQQAQAELERAKLLKEQSMKKISSMIMQVTCQTCKGQFQAVAVPAAADETSLVVSYMSSANTDGEES